The Oryzias latipes chromosome 4, ASM223467v1 genome includes a window with the following:
- the LOC101170727 gene encoding hornerin-like isoform X3 — protein sequence MLLLQIRSLYAFWWLHSDSYSKMRVLWISCLLIGSITCFPPQGGSGFPSPMWLPRSYSGQAPSKPVYEGTSEQAGGLDSYSSFPWSYGSNTAGGPSDSDGSEATWYTAMSSGQEPSKPSHQKPTGQSSTYGSYSGPYTAGGAHSFSGSQQYGAQSSQTGGAEQESWSSSSDGEDEDEPVFTPVSEEDQVYASKSRSRYNQKRLLFSQFRYTPTEPRQPQEPVFPHTGKTSQHGKGPVKGGY from the exons ATGCTGCTCCTGCAGATTAGAAGTCTTTATGCTTTTTGGTGGTTGCATTCAGACAGCTACAGCAAAATgag GGTGTTGTGGATTTCCTGTCTGCTCATTGGAAGCATCACCTGCTTTCCTCCACAAGGAG GCAGTGGTTTTCCTTCTCCCATGTGGCTTCCACGCTCATATTCTGGACAAGCTCCATCAAAGCCAGTCTATGAGGGAACCTCTGAGCAAGCTGGCGGTCTGGACAGTTACAGCAGTTTTCCCTGGTCTTATGGCAGCAACACTGCTGGAG GTCCTTCAGACAGTGACGGCTCTGAGGCCACATGGTATACTGCAATGTCCTCTGGACAGGAACCATCCAAGCCATCCCATCAGAAGCCTACAGGACAATCCAGCACTTATGGCAGCTACAGTGGCCCCTACACTGCTGGGGGAGCCCACAGTTTCTCTGGCTCTCAGCAGTACGGTGCACAGAGCAGTCAGACTGGAGGGGCTGAGCAGGAGAGCTGGAGCTCTTCATCTGATGGGGAGGATGAGGACGAGCCCGTCTTCACCCCAGTGAGTGAGGAGGATCAGGTGTACGCTTCAAAGTCTCGTTCTCGCTATAACCAGAAGCGGCTGCTGTTCAGTCAGTTCCGCTACACCCCAACAGAACCACGGCAGCCTCAGGAGCCAGTGTTTCCACACACGGGTAAAACATCTCAACACGGCAAAGGTCCAGTCAAAGGAGGCTACTGA
- the LOC101170727 gene encoding hornerin-like isoform X2 → MRVLWISCLLIGSITCFPPQGGSGFPSPMWLPRSYSGQAPSKPVYEGTSEQAGGLDSYSSFPWSYGSNTAGGPSDSGSSEATWYTAMSSGQEPSKPSHQKPTGQSSTYGSYSGPYTAGGAHSFSGSQQYGAQSSQSGGAEQESWGSSSDGEDEDEPVFTPVSEEDQVHASKSRSRYNQKRLLFSQFRYTPTEPRQPQEPVFPHTGKTSQHGKGPVKGGY, encoded by the exons ATgag GGTGTTGTGGATTTCCTGTCTGCTCATTGGAAGCATCACCTGCTTTCCTCCACAAGGAG GCAGTGGTTTTCCTTCTCCCATGTGGCTTCCACGCTCATATTCTGGACAAGCTCCATCAAAGCCAGTCTATGAGGGAACCTCTGAGCAAGCTGGCGGTCTGGACAGTTACAGCAGTTTTCCCTGGTCTTATGGCAGCAACACTGCTGGAG GTCCTTCAGACAGTGGCAGCTCTGAGGCCACATGGTATACTGCAATGTCCTCTGGACAGGAACCATCCAAGCCATCCCATCAGAAACCTACAGGACAATCCAGCACTTATGGCAGCTACAGTGGCCCTTACACTGCTGGGGGAGCCCACAGTTTCTCTGGCTCTCAGCAGTACGGTGCACAGAGCAGTCAGTCTGGAGGGGCTGAGCAGGAAAGCTGGGGATCTTCATCTGATGGCGAGGATGAGGACGAGCCCGTCTTCACTCCAGTGAGTGAGGAGGATCAGGTGCACGCTTCAAAGTCTCGTTCTCGCTACAACCAGAAGCGGCTGCTGTTCAGTCAGTTCCGCTACACCCCAACAGAACCACGACAGCCTCAGGAGCCAGTGTTTCCACACACGGGTAAAACATCTCAACACGGCAAAGGTCCAGTCAAAGGAGGCTACTGA
- the LOC101170727 gene encoding hornerin-like isoform X1 codes for MRVLWISCLLIGSITCFPPQGGSGVPSPMWLPRSYSGQAPSKPVYEGTSEQAGGLDSYSSFPWSYGSNTAGGPSDSGSSEATWYTAMSSGQEPSKPSHQKPTGQSSTYGSYSGPYTAGGAHSFSGSQQYGAQSSQSGGAEQESWGSSSDGEDEDEPVFTPVSEEDQVHASKSRSRYNQKRLLFSQFRYTPTEPRQPQEPVFPHTGKTSQHGKGPVKGGY; via the exons ATgag GGTGTTGTGGATTTCCTGTCTGCTCATTGGAAGCATCACCTGCTTTCCTCCACAAGGAG GCAGTGGTGTTCCTTCTCCCATGTGGCTTCCACGTTCATATTCTGGACAAGCTCCATCAAAGCCAGTCTATGAGGGAACCTCTGAGCAAGCTGGTGGTCTGGACAGTTACAGCAGTTTTCCTTGGTCTTATGGCAGCAACACTGCTGGAG GTCCTTCAGACAGTGGCAGCTCTGAGGCCACATGGTATACTGCAATGTCCTCTGGACAGGAACCATCCAAGCCATCCCATCAGAAACCTACAGGACAATCCAGCACTTATGGCAGCTACAGTGGCCCTTACACTGCTGGGGGAGCCCACAGTTTCTCTGGCTCTCAGCAGTACGGTGCACAGAGCAGTCAGTCTGGAGGGGCTGAGCAGGAAAGCTGGGGATCTTCATCTGATGGCGAGGATGAGGACGAGCCCGTCTTCACTCCAGTGAGTGAGGAGGATCAGGTGCACGCTTCAAAGTCTCGTTCTCGCTACAACCAGAAGCGGCTGCTGTTCAGTCAGTTCCGCTACACCCCAACAGAACCACGACAGCCTCAGGAGCCAGTGTTTCCACACACGGGTAAAACATCTCAACACGGCAAAGGTCCAGTCAAAGGAGGCTACTGA
- the LOC101170727 gene encoding hornerin-like isoform X5, whose protein sequence is MVLPFQEDCLIEKTCKFALSICRVLWFFCLLIGSISCFPQQGGVPSPMWLPRSYSGQAPSKPVYEGTSEQAGGLDSYSSFPWSYGSNTAGGPSDSGSSEATWYTAMSSGQEPSKPSHQKPTGQSSTYGSYSGPYTAGGAHSFSGSQQYGAQSSQSGGAEQESWGSSSDGEDEDEPVFTPVSEEDQVHASKSRSRYNQKRLLFSQFRYTPTEPRQPQEPVFPHTGKTSQHGKGPVKGGY, encoded by the exons ATGGTTCTTCCATTTCAAGAGGATTGTTTAATTgagaaaacatgcaaatttGCTTTGTCAATTTGCAGGgttttgtggtttttctgtctgctcatTGGAAGCATCAGCTGCTTTCCTCAACAAGGAG GTGTTCCTTCTCCCATGTGGCTTCCACGTTCATATTCTGGACAAGCTCCATCAAAGCCAGTCTATGAGGGAACCTCTGAGCAAGCTGGTGGTCTGGACAGTTACAGCAGTTTTCCTTGGTCTTATGGCAGCAACACTGCTGGAG GTCCTTCAGACAGTGGCAGCTCTGAGGCCACATGGTATACTGCAATGTCCTCTGGACAGGAACCATCCAAGCCATCCCATCAGAAACCTACAGGACAATCCAGCACTTATGGCAGCTACAGTGGCCCTTACACTGCTGGGGGAGCCCACAGTTTCTCTGGCTCTCAGCAGTACGGTGCACAGAGCAGTCAGTCTGGAGGGGCTGAGCAGGAAAGCTGGGGATCTTCATCTGATGGCGAGGATGAGGACGAGCCCGTCTTCACTCCAGTGAGTGAGGAGGATCAGGTGCACGCTTCAAAGTCTCGTTCTCGCTACAACCAGAAGCGGCTGCTGTTCAGTCAGTTCCGCTACACCCCAACAGAACCACGACAGCCTCAGGAGCCAGTGTTTCCACACACGGGTAAAACATCTCAACACGGCAAAGGTCCAGTCAAAGGAGGCTACTGA
- the LOC101170727 gene encoding hornerin-like isoform X4, translating to MVLPFQEDCLIEKTCKFALSICRVLWFFCLLIGSISCFPQQGGSGVPSPMWLPRSYSGQAPSKPVYEGTSEQAGGLDSYSSFPWSYGSNTAGGPSDSGSSEATWYTAMSSGQEPSKPSHQKPTGQSSTYGSYSGPYTAGGAHSFSGSQQYGAQSSQSGGAEQESWGSSSDGEDEDEPVFTPVSEEDQVHASKSRSRYNQKRLLFSQFRYTPTEPRQPQEPVFPHTGKTSQHGKGPVKGGY from the exons ATGGTTCTTCCATTTCAAGAGGATTGTTTAATTgagaaaacatgcaaatttGCTTTGTCAATTTGCAGGgttttgtggtttttctgtctgctcatTGGAAGCATCAGCTGCTTTCCTCAACAAGGAG GCAGTGGTGTTCCTTCTCCCATGTGGCTTCCACGTTCATATTCTGGACAAGCTCCATCAAAGCCAGTCTATGAGGGAACCTCTGAGCAAGCTGGTGGTCTGGACAGTTACAGCAGTTTTCCTTGGTCTTATGGCAGCAACACTGCTGGAG GTCCTTCAGACAGTGGCAGCTCTGAGGCCACATGGTATACTGCAATGTCCTCTGGACAGGAACCATCCAAGCCATCCCATCAGAAACCTACAGGACAATCCAGCACTTATGGCAGCTACAGTGGCCCTTACACTGCTGGGGGAGCCCACAGTTTCTCTGGCTCTCAGCAGTACGGTGCACAGAGCAGTCAGTCTGGAGGGGCTGAGCAGGAAAGCTGGGGATCTTCATCTGATGGCGAGGATGAGGACGAGCCCGTCTTCACTCCAGTGAGTGAGGAGGATCAGGTGCACGCTTCAAAGTCTCGTTCTCGCTACAACCAGAAGCGGCTGCTGTTCAGTCAGTTCCGCTACACCCCAACAGAACCACGACAGCCTCAGGAGCCAGTGTTTCCACACACGGGTAAAACATCTCAACACGGCAAAGGTCCAGTCAAAGGAGGCTACTGA
- the LOC101165942 gene encoding RNA-binding protein FUS, whose protein sequence is MRVLWISCLLIGSISCFPQQGGSGFPAPMWLPRSYSGQAPSKPVYEGTSEQAGGLDSYSSFPWSYGSNTAGGPSDSGSSEATWYTAMSSGQEPSKPSHQKPTGQSNTYGSYSGPYTAGGAHSFSGSQQYGAQSSQSGGAEQESWSSSSDGEDEDEPVFTPVSEEDQVYASKSRSRYNQKRLLFSQFRYTPTEPRQPQEPVFPHTGKTSQHGKGPVKGGY, encoded by the exons ATGAG GGTGTTGTGGATTTCCTGTCTGCTCATTGGAAGCATCAGCTGCTTTCCCCAACAAGGAG GCAGTGGTTTTCCTGCTCCCATGTGGCTTCCACGCTCATATTCTGGACAAGCTCCATCAAAGCCAGTCTATGAGGGAACCTCTGAGCAAGCTGGTGGTCTGGACAGTTACAGCAGTTTTCCCTGGTCTTACGGCAGCAACACTGCTGGAG GTCCTTCAGACAGTGGCAGCTCTGAGGCCACATGGTATACTGCAATGTCCTCTGGACAGGAACCATCCAAGCCATCCCATCAGAAACCTACAGGACAATCCAACACTTATGGCAGCTACAGTGGCCCCTACACTGCTGGGGGAGCCCACAGTTTCTCTGGCTCTCAGCAGTACGGAGCACAGAGCAGTCAGTCTGGAGGGGCTGAGCAGGAGAGCTGGAGCTCTTCATCTGATGGCGAGGATGAGGACGAGCCCGTCTTCACCCCAGTGAGTGAGGAGGATCAGGTGTACGCTTCAAAGTCTCGTTCTCGCTATAACCAGAAGCGGCTGCTGTTCAGTCAGTTCCGCTACACCCCAACAGAACCACGGCAGCCTCAGGAGCCAGTGTTTCCACACACGGGTAAAACATCTCAACACGGCAAAGGTCCAGTCAAAGGAGGCTACTGA
- the LOC101165695 gene encoding hornerin, which yields MWVLWISCLLIGSISCFPQQGGSGFPSPMWLPRSYSGQAPSKPVYEGTSEQAGGLDSYSSFPWSYGSNAAGGPSDSGSSEATWYTAMSSGQEPSKPSHQKPTGQSSTYGSYSGPYTAGGAHSFSGSQQYGAQSSQSGGAEQESWSSSSDGEDEDEPVFTPVSEEDQVYASKSRSRYNQKRLLFSQFRYTPTEPRQPQEPVFPHTGKTSQHGKGPVKGGY from the exons ATGTG GGTGTTGTGGATTTCCTGTCTGCTCATTGGAAGCATCAGCTGCTTTCCTCAACAAGGAG GCAGTGGTTTTCCTTCTCCCATGTGGCTTCCACGCTCATATTCTGGACAAGCTCCATCAAAGCCAGTCTATGAGGGAACCTCTGAGCAAGCTGGTGGTCTGGACAGTTACAGCAGTTTTCCCTGGTCTTATGGCAGCAACGCTGCTGGAG GTCCTTCAGACAGTGGCAGCTCTGAGGCCACATGGTATACTGCAATGTCCTCTGGACAGGAACCATCCAAGCCATCCCATCAGAAACCTACAGGACAATCCAGCACTTATGGCAGCTACAGTGGCCCCTACACTGCTGGGGGAGCCCACAGTTTCTCTGGCTCTCAGCAGTACGGTGCACAGAGCAGTCAGTCTGGAGGGGCTGAGCAGGAGAGCTGGAGCTCTTCATCTGATGGCGAGGATGAGGACGAGCCCGTCTTCACCCCAGTGAGTGAGGAGGATCAGGTGTACGCTTCAAAGTCTCGTTCTCGCTACAACCAGAAGCGGCTGCTGTTCAGTCAGTTCCGCTACACCCCAACAGAACCACGGCAGCCTCAGGAGCCAGTGTTTCCACACACGGGTAAAACATCTCAACACGGCAAAGGTCCAGTCAAAGGAGGCTACTGA